Proteins encoded together in one Limisphaerales bacterium window:
- a CDS encoding tyrosine-type recombinase/integrase, which yields MGTNFTDKIGRVANSAYFPHKSPVSFPLIIEYRSLTAKVYAKDARGYYRAVWQCAGKQKGAQSKRLSVVKAKALAALKQIAKGQTNQPTQHELNELRIAQTALQGTGVGLVDAINEYRQAKQSMPHGTLMEAAKAWTENHADIKPISFKDASAEFIRFRNNRVSERMAYEDALTMDRFCDAFAVDVLDLTKAAIEAFFDGQAKLRPKTRNHRRQTLAQFLAWCVTQDYLSPKHRLGEVLGREAVVDPPPKILTPTQFEKLLNAAPTELLPIIALGGFTGARRSEILRLHWRHVWSVEGHIELEAHLTKTKQRRLIKMQPALNKWLQPWRHKNGAIWEGTAGQFDHVFRKLMADNNLHGKNLLRHSYASYRLAETQNAPRTALEMGHDVAKLFSSYRELVTPKSAKKWFSITPDEPANIIAADVG from the coding sequence GTGGGCACCAATTTTACCGATAAAATCGGTAGGGTTGCAAACTCCGCATACTTTCCGCATAAATCCCCAGTGTCTTTCCCACTCATCATTGAATACCGTTCATTAACGGCGAAAGTGTACGCAAAGGATGCCCGGGGCTATTACCGCGCCGTATGGCAATGCGCGGGGAAGCAGAAAGGCGCGCAAAGTAAAAGGCTATCCGTGGTCAAAGCGAAAGCTCTTGCCGCCCTCAAACAAATTGCCAAGGGGCAAACCAACCAACCCACTCAACACGAACTCAACGAGTTGAGAATCGCCCAGACCGCTCTGCAAGGAACGGGGGTGGGGTTGGTCGATGCCATCAACGAATATCGACAGGCAAAGCAAAGCATGCCTCACGGCACGTTGATGGAGGCAGCCAAGGCGTGGACTGAAAACCATGCCGACATCAAACCGATTTCGTTCAAAGATGCCTCTGCCGAATTTATTCGGTTCAGAAATAATCGCGTTTCCGAGCGGATGGCTTATGAGGACGCATTGACCATGGACCGATTTTGCGATGCGTTCGCGGTCGATGTCCTTGACTTGACGAAAGCTGCCATCGAAGCGTTCTTTGACGGCCAAGCTAAGTTAAGACCCAAGACACGCAATCATCGGCGACAAACCCTTGCCCAATTTTTGGCGTGGTGCGTGACGCAGGATTATTTGTCGCCCAAGCATCGACTCGGTGAAGTTTTGGGGCGTGAGGCTGTGGTTGATCCGCCACCCAAGATTCTCACGCCAACTCAATTTGAAAAACTGCTGAACGCAGCTCCAACAGAATTGTTGCCCATCATCGCGTTGGGAGGATTCACGGGAGCAAGGCGGTCTGAAATCCTTCGCTTACATTGGCGACATGTCTGGAGCGTCGAGGGGCATATCGAACTCGAGGCTCACCTTACCAAGACCAAGCAGAGGCGACTTATCAAAATGCAACCCGCCTTGAACAAGTGGCTGCAGCCTTGGAGGCACAAGAATGGTGCAATCTGGGAGGGTACCGCAGGCCAGTTCGATCATGTATTTCGAAAACTGATGGCGGACAATAATCTTCACGGGAAAAACCTTTTGCGGCACTCGTACGCCAGTTATCGATTGGCGGAAACTCAAAATGCTCCACGCACCGCACTGGAAATGGGTCATGATGTGGCCAAGTTATTCTCTTCCTACCGCGAATTGGTCACGCCAAAATCAGCGAAAAAATGGTTTTCCATCACCCCCGACGAACCCGCAAATATCATCGCAGCTGATGTCGGGTGA
- a CDS encoding prepilin-type N-terminal cleavage/methylation domain-containing protein — protein sequence MKKHKGFTLIELLVVIAIIGILASMLLPTLAKAKKKANRLKCNNNLGQMAKAFTSSGGDYDGWLPWNLTNFDKADVANEGNERLYALAGRNPTGGYKYGSWCLYNHEYIWAAHAGLRDDLGSAKALLSPCDPKSKRNNDLDVREGKLSGWCRSRLGPTATARYKVSTRAQTYGIHLGGDSQGKSILATTRNILGGSSRDGYNAGRTKVMTGGRLSASTGRWLSSTLIGQTDSRVKDSNGNDLGYISWMGPGATGKWDRTDRSRVIRTYNVDSHRVVAGLDIGQGQIAMSDGSASQVDDAGLASAVNEHDQKVGGVNGYKQEVVSVPYIY from the coding sequence ATGAAAAAACACAAAGGTTTCACGCTTATCGAGCTGTTGGTGGTGATTGCCATTATTGGCATTCTAGCCAGTATGCTTCTCCCCACCTTGGCTAAGGCTAAAAAGAAGGCAAATCGCCTAAAATGTAACAATAACCTCGGACAGATGGCTAAGGCTTTTACATCGTCTGGCGGTGATTACGATGGTTGGCTTCCTTGGAATCTAACCAATTTTGACAAGGCGGATGTTGCCAATGAAGGTAACGAGCGCTTGTACGCGTTGGCGGGCCGGAACCCGACGGGTGGCTACAAATATGGTAGCTGGTGCCTGTACAATCACGAGTATATTTGGGCAGCCCACGCTGGGTTGCGTGATGATCTTGGCAGCGCCAAAGCCTTGCTTTCGCCTTGCGACCCCAAGAGCAAGCGCAATAATGATCTGGACGTTCGGGAAGGTAAACTTTCCGGATGGTGCCGCAGCCGCCTTGGCCCAACTGCGACCGCCCGATACAAAGTGAGCACTCGCGCCCAGACTTATGGCATCCATTTGGGTGGCGACAGCCAAGGCAAATCTATTTTGGCAACGACCCGTAACATCCTCGGGGGAAGCTCCCGTGATGGCTACAATGCCGGCCGAACCAAAGTGATGACGGGGGGCCGCTTGAGCGCATCCACCGGTCGTTGGCTGAGCTCTACGTTGATTGGCCAGACTGATTCGCGTGTGAAGGATTCCAACGGAAACGATTTGGGCTACATCTCCTGGATGGGCCCGGGTGCGACTGGCAAATGGGATCGCACCGATCGCAGCCGCGTGATCCGCACTTACAACGTGGATAGCCACCGTGTGGTGGCCGGTTTGGATATTGGCCAGGGCCAGATCGCGATGAGCGATGGCAGTGCCTCGCAGGTGGATGACGCCGGCTTGGCCAGCGCGGTCAATGAGCACGATCAAAAAGTAGGCGGCGTAAACGGCTACAAGCAGGAGGTCGTGTCTGTTCCTTACATTTACTAA